TTTTCCGGGAAGCACCTTATACCAGTTCAATTCCCATTCTCCGATGAGTTCTAATACTCACATTTAGCCCATCCTTCACATCCCCTCACCATGTCTTAGGAGTTAGGACATCCCTCTTAACAAGAATgaacccctcccccccccccccccccccccaaaacaaaaatatgaggAAAAGAAATACAACAAGCATCTATCTATGATTCTGTGAATTTTATTAGCAAAATAATCCATTAAGACAAGTCTACAAACAGGAGGATCCGAAATCCTTCTAAAGCTAGTATGCATGAAAGTAGAAAAAGTGAAAATACATCATATCTGAACAACAACGCAGTTTCTTAGCAAGTCAGACCTAAAAAAACTCTTAGCCCCTTATCCCCACAAACAAGGAAGCTAAGATAAGAAAACCAGCCTGTTCTATAAAAGGTGTTACAAATTTCAAGGCTTGAAATTCTAGAAATACACTACAACTGAACTGACAGTAAATGAGATCAAACATTTAACAAGACaatgataatattttacaaaattcatGTTCAGAATTGCATACTCCAAACTgttgaaaatgcaaaatttaatgGTGAAAAAGGGAAAGCCAAGTTAACATTACAAATGAATCAAGACATGAATCAGCAAACAGAATGGGACATTTTACAACAAAAGCAATGCCTTTAAGTAGCTAACTCTTCTATAGATAAAAAAAGCATAAATAATTTGAAGAGCCACAGGATCCTGCATtaatttgtgtaaaatgaagGTGTGGCCATGCATAGGTCGACGCAAACAAACTAAACCTCAAGTGTAgagttaattatgtaaaaatatatgtgCATACTATCTTCATTTGTAATATACTAAAGAAGGAATGAAAAGATATGTAGAATTGTTGACTATACTATACAAGATAATACCTGGATAGAAGTGAGTATAGCAGCTACATCATATATAGGACTCCACTGGTTTTGTAATATATCCAAACAAATACTTCCATCCGCATAAACTTCCAAGAGTAGAAAAATGACATTAGTAGCTACATAGGTAATTTACGGATAGGAAGATTAATCTTTTCCACCTAAAACTTACTGTTTGGATGAAACATTCGAGAGACAAATCGTACAGTTGGTGGCTTGTTTGGATAATCCTCAGTAAATTGGAGAGTCAACTTAAACGTGCCTGGATAACTCAAAATATGTAGACATTATGGTGATAATGTTCAGAGAAAAAATATGACTCCCAAGTACATACATAAAGATTATCTGACTATGAGCATCCAATTttcatttaacttttcaaaaCCATAATACAGCTTCAAGAGGAAAAAATTATATCTCTCGCAAAAGTAAACACAATCACTGACACAAACACAAGAACAACAAAAATCTTATTCCGTCACGTCATCACCTCTAACAGAAACATAAGAGTCATCACCTCTAACAGAAACATAAGAcaatatacaacaacaacaataacgccttatcccactaggtggggtcggctacatggatcaacttccgccataatgttctatcaagtaccatacttctatccaaatcattaagttcgagatcctttttgataacctctcttatagtctttttgggtcttcctctgcctcgaattgtttgtcttctctccatctggtctactctcctcactacagagtctaccggtcttctctctacatgcccaaaccacctaagtctattttccaccatcttctctacaataggcgctactccaaccctctctctaatagtttcgtttctaattttatcctgtcgagtcttaccacacatccaccgcaacatcctcatctctgctacacctactttattctcatgttggctcttgaccgcccaacattctgttccgtacaaaattgccggtcttaccgcagtccgataaaactttccctttagcttgatcggtacctttgcatcacataacacccccgatgcttttctccatttcatccatcctgcttgaatgcgatgattcacatccccttgaa
This genomic interval from Glycine max cultivar Williams 82 chromosome 5, Glycine_max_v4.0, whole genome shotgun sequence contains the following:
- the LOC100802605 gene encoding ubiquitin-conjugating enzyme E2 2 isoform X2; protein product: MSTPARKRLMRDFKRLQQDPPAGISGAPQDNNIMLWNAVIFGPDDTPWDGGTFKLTLQFTEDYPNKPPTVRFVSRMFHPNIYADGSICLDILQNQWSPIYDVAAILTSIQALLLL